TGATCGGTCTTGGTAATATTTGGCGCATCACGGCAGAATACAAACTTGCCTGCTCAACCCATGAACTGGCAGTGAAAGTCGCCAATAACACCCGCATCGACTGGCTAGAAGGTAAAGCCCGCATTCTGTGGGCATGGGATCTTTACCATCTCAACCAGTATGTGGACATGTTGACTGTTCTTGATGGGGCAGAAGAGGTGTTGCAAAATCATCCGAACACCACTTGGCAAGCCGAAGTATGGGATTTTCGCGGTTTGGCACTACTTGGTTTAGAACGTATCGAAGATGCTGAAGAAGCCACGCGTAAGGCCCATGAACTAGCCGTTGCCAATAACTTGACTTGGATGAAAGCGCACTCCTACATCAGCCGTGCGCGCCTTGAGCTCCTGCGTAAAAATTTCTCCGCCGCCGCCGAATTACTCAGCAATGCCGAAAAAGCGGCCACCGCCTTTGATAACGGCGAATTACTGTCACAAATTTGTTATCAGCAATCTCGCGTTGCTGAAGAAAATGGCAATGCGCAAGCCGCTTTGATCGCCTTTAAAAAATATCGCCACTACACCGTAATGATGCTACGTGAGCAAACCATGCGCGTTGGTATGGATAAAGCACGTTCGTCAAAACGCCAACTTGAACAACGCGCTCGCAAACTGATCAACCGGATTCGCGGTCAACACGAATTCGACCCTGAAAAACACCTCTCTAATGTTGTATCTGAAACTTATTGGTGGGAACAGTTAGTGTTGTTCAAAACCGAACTGAAAAAATCCAACCACGCAGTCGTTGTGGTTGAACACACCAACCCCAAATATATCGATGTATGCACAGAGGTGATCCACTCACTCTGCGCCCCCCAAGATTTACTTTCACGCATCAGTGGTGACCGCTTAGGCCTGCTGTTGGCAGAAAAAGGCGATGCGGCCTTAGAGATTTTTCAAGTCATGGCCAAAATGATTGAAATTTACCCGTGGCATCGTAAAGGATTAGATGGCCCACTTCCCAAAATTACGCTGCAAGATATTCTGTCCTTCCCATTTACTTTGGAACAGTTGATTGATAACCAAGCACAGGAAAAGTCGAATGGAAAGCCTGCTTAATAAGATCAAAGAAGCTGGATTAGATGCGGCGGCAGTGACTGGCGAAGAAGCGATCATTTTTTGGAATCATGTTAGACAACATGTGGCCAGCACAACACAAGAGCGCGCACAAAGTTACATCATCAGCGCGGAATATCGCCGCGAAATGAAACAGTGGCAAACCAGTATTGAAGAGTTACGAGCCGCACTTTCACTTTTGGAGCTGCCCGCCGATCTCGAGTTACTCCTCTCCGTTAAACACAGTTTAAGTGAGCGTTTACTGGATCATGGTGAGTACGTGGCTGCTCTATCCGAATATGTCGCGATTTCAAATATTGCGGTTGAACACGGCATGATAGATGACTACGTTTTGGCAGTTCTCGGTATGGGCAACTTGTGTGATGCTTATGGCGATCATAGTCGAGCCTTACGCTACTACCAGAAAATCGACAGCATAGATCATGCAATTTCCAGTCGCTCACTGCGCCTGCGCTACAAACTCTACATGCTGGCTTGCTACATCAACCTTGGACGTTTTGCGGTTGCTAATGATCTCATCAAAGAGTGCGAAGAATTGAGTATTTTAGTCAGTGATAAATTGCTGACTGGGCAGATCATGCTGTATCAAGCCAAACTCTACTTACAGCAAGGCAAAGTGCAAAAGGCCATGATGACATTGGCCAATGCGCAATATTCATCATCTCTCACGCCCTCAGATTGGCTTTCAAGCATGCTGCGCATCGAGCTAGCTCATTGCCTATCAAAAGCAGGAAAAGCCCATTTAGCCACTTTACTACTCAGCAGCACCGAAAAGCGCCTAAAAAACATTCAGTCGCCTTTCCTTGAAAAACGCTTATACGAAGCGTTCAGTGAAGTATGCGAAATGGAGAATTTGTACTCTACCGCCCTCACTTATGAGAAAAAAGTTTTTCGCATCGAAAGCGATTTAATGAAACGGATCCCGATCAGTGAGCTAGGCCCGATTCAACTTCGTCGCCTATCGCGTTTTGAACTGCAGCTGAAGTTGATCTTGTCAGAACTCGAAAACCGAGAACTCAAAGAAACTACGGAAAATCAGAAAAATACCGTGCTGCAGTTGCAGCAAGATGTGTTCACTGATCCATTAACCAAATTACATAATCGCCGTTGGCTCGATGTAAAACTCAAAGATCTGCTGCTCCATGAAACCCCGTTTGCTTTCTTGGTAGTGGATATCGATCACTTTAAATCGATCAACGATGAGTTGAGTCATTTGGTTGGCGATAAAGCAATTACCAATGTCTCCAGTGAACTGGCCACCTACTTTAAATTCCGCGGAGCCTCTTGCGTACGCTTTGGCGGCGAAGAGTTTTTGGTGATCCTTGAACACGTGACTGCCGACATGGCGCAAATGCACGCAGAAACCTACCGCCAACGTATTTTTGACTTCCCTTGGCAAGAAGTGCTTGGAGAACGTGGGCTCACCGTTAGCATCGGCATCACTTTACATCGTGATGGTGAAAACACTCAGCGCACCTTCTACCGTGCAGACAAAGCGTTGTATCGTGCCAAAGCCAATGGTCGTAACCAAGTATGTGTGGAATAGCAAAAAATCGGTAAATCTACCACTTAGCTTCCTCTTCTGCGCTTTGTTTCTAGTATTATTCCGTTTACTATCATTTCGGCAGTGAATGTGGAGGTGGACACAGTACCATCAGGACGTCTTTCACATTACTCGCCATCTGCTGCCCTACTCATTAGATCAGCAGCTTATTTCGCCTTATTGGACAAAAGGACCACTGCATGTTTCTCGACTATTTTGCCCTTGGGTTACTGATCTTTGTCGCCCTGGTCATTTTTTACGGCATCATTGTCATTCATGACATCCCCTATGAAATCTCGAAAGAACGTGACCATCCACATCAAGATGCCATTCATTACGCAGGTTGGGTAAGCCTATTTACTCTCCATGCTTTATGGCCATTTTTATGGATTTGGGCCACCTTGTGGCGCAAAGAGCGTGGTTGGGGTTTTGCAAAACTCGAAGCCGAACAGCATGATATTCACCACCGAGTGGATGTGCTGATTGACGAAGTCAAACAGCTGCGTACCGAGCTAGAGACATTGAAAGCCTCAGCTTCTCCTGTTTCACCAACCCCCGTTGCTGCACCAACTTCAGAGGAGAAGCAATAATGGATTTACTGCTTATCCTAACTTACACAGCATTGTGCGTTGCGGTATTTAAAATTTTCAAAATCCCTCTCAATAAATGGACAGTACCGACGGCGGTTTTAGGCGGTGTGGTTTTAATTGGTACGCTGATTTTGTTGATGAACTACAACCACCCTTTCACTCAACTGGGCAATCAGGTGTATTCAACCACCCCGATTGTTTCTGGAGTTCGTGGTCGTGTCATTGAGGTTCCCGTTAAAGCGAACCAACCGCTCACACAAGGAGATGTACTGTTTCGTATCGACCCTGTACCTTTTGAAGCGGAAGTTGCCCGCTTGAGCGCGAAAGTGAAAGAAGCAAGTCAAGGCGCTTTAGGGCTAGAATCAACGTTGAAGGAATCGCAAGCTGCAGTATTAAAAGCAGTAGCAGAACGAGACAAAGCACAACGTGAGTTCGACCGTTACAAACGTGGCTATGATCGTGGGGCTTTTACTGAGCAACAAATGGATACCACTCGCCAAGCCTACAAAGCGGCGCAAGCGGCCTTGGAAGTGGCACAGTCAAAACAAGAGCAAGCCCAAATCGCTTTAGATTCAGAAGTCGGTGGCGAAAACACCACGGTAGCTCAACTGTTAGCTGAACTGCGTAAAGCAGAATTCGATTTGGAACAAACCGTTGTTCGTGCACCAACGGATGGGTATGTGACTCAATTGGCACTGCGCCCTGGCATGATGTCGGTGCCACTGCCGTTAGCTCCCGTGATGACTTTTGTGCACACTGAAGAGAAAATCTATACTGCGGCGTTCCGCCAAAACTCGCTACAGCGCCTACAACCAGGGTTTGAAGCTGAATTCATGTTCCGCGCATTGCCTGGTAAGGTATTCAAAGGTGAAGTGATTGAAGTGCTACCTGCCATTGGCGAGAGCCAGTTCCAAGCGCGAGGTTCGCTCCTTGGGACGGAAGCACTCAAAACATCGGGACGTGTATTTGTCACGCTTCGTATTACCGATGATTTATCTCAGTACCATCTTCCAATGGGTACAGCTGTTGAAGTTGCGGTGTATTCAGACAGCTTTGAGCACGTCTCTATCATGCGCAAAATTCTGATCCGTATGAAGAGCTGGCAAAACTACCTCTATCTCGATCACTAATTTTCGGGGATGATGAATGTAACAAGCCGCTCAATTGAGCGGCTTTTCTTGAGTTAGTCGTTTATTTAGAAGCCGTGTCGGCTAGCAATGCTTCAACTGCAGCGGCCAACTGGCGATCGTCCCCTGCCACAACGGATTCTGGATCGTTATACACCAAAATATCGGGGACAATTTCTTGATTTTCGAACCAACGACCTTGTTCATCTTTAATGCCTAATTGCGGCACTCCGTACACCAATCCCGGTTCTTGTTGCCGCTCCCAAATCACGGCTGTGCCTGTACCAGGGACTCGTTCTCCAACCAACTTTCCGAGACCTTCTTTTTGATAGAAATAAGGCACAATCGATCCATCAGAATAGCTGTCAGCATTGGCGAGCATAATGCTCGGTTTCGCCCAGCGTCGTTCTGGGAAGGAGGAAACCACATACCCATCACGAGTTTGCAGCACTGAATGCCGTGTTCCTGATAAAATCTCCATCACTTGATCATGCAGCCAGCCACCGGCATTAAAACGTACATCCACCACTAAGCCTAGTTTGTCTTTCTCACGGCCAAACATATCATTTTGCATCTGCTCAAAGCTGTTCGCATCCATCGCGGCAAGGTGTACATACCCCAAACGACCATCCGACAGCTTTTCAACGAGCGCTCGGCGCTGCTCAACCCATTGCTCATAAAGCAGCTCACTTTCTTCCTCTAAACTGATCGGAATTAACGTGAAATTCTGCGCTTTATCCTCCCCTGGTACGAGCACGTTTAAACGGGTCAATTTGCCTTGGGTAAAATTCAGGAAAGAGTGAATATCCTGCTGATCACTAATCTCTTTACCGTTCACCGAGTATATAATGGCTCCCGCTTTAATGGGGGATTGATAGGTATCCGCAGGACCACCAGGTAAAAGTGATTTCACGCGCACCCCTTTGCCTCGATAACGATCATCATAGTAAAGCCCTAGCGATGCGGGCTCTTCCCAACTGGAGTTATCGGCCATAAAAAATGCTCCGGTGTGTGAGACATTGAGCTCTCCGACCATTTCACTCAGTAGTTCAGCAAAGTCGTTGTAGGTATGAATACTTGGTAAGTGCTTACGGTATAAATCACCGTACTGTTTCCAGTCCATACCATGCATTTTCGGATCATAAAATTTGGTTTGAGTCAGCCGCCATACATGCTCAAACAAGTAGGCGATTTCCGCTCGAAAATCAAAATTAGCATTCGCTTGATAACGCACAAATTTCGTATCGCCAGTGACAACGTTCAGATTCTCAATCCCGTGCTCTCCCATAATGAGTAGGCTTTCATCATCAGAGGCCATAGCAAGTAAAAGGGCATCTTCGCTCGATCGATTAAACAAAGCGGTCATCTCACCACTGCGCAGATTGATTTCTGAGATTTGTACTGAATCACCGGTCCGGTAAGCGATGTTCAACGTTTTGTTATCTTCTGTTAAGTGCTTGAAAATAATATCTAATGAGACTGGTGTCATACGCAGAATGCGCTGCTTAAGCCCTTTATTTTCCACCACCGTTAACTCTGCAGGCCGGTGTTGGCTAGGCACAATATTTTTCTCAGCGGCGATTTCATCTTCAAGCCATAACTGCTCTTGGGTTTTATTGAAATCAAATTTGGCTTCGCGGTTAAGTGCAACACCGTAGACATCATACTGCACAACCATATTATCAATATCACGCAGACCCTTGGCATCGGTAAACCAGTAAACCCATTGCCCATCAGCGCTAAATTGCGGCATGAATTCAGCAAAACCACTTTGGCTTAGGTTGAGCGGCACTTCGCTTCCATCAAATTTCAGTAGTTGGATATCACCATTAAACATTGCTCGGTCACGAGTCACTAAATATTCACTGTCTGGCGACCACTGATAGCTCAGATCGGCATCAACATAAGAATAGAGTGCATGTTCATCTAATAGGGTATAAGTTTGATCCTGTTCGATATCATACACTTTGAGCGTATTACGATTCTCACGGTAAGCGATCCGTTTATGATTAGGGGAATAGAGCGGTTGAATCACATCCGACTCGGTAATCAATAAAGGCTCTTCAACAATATCGAGTGAAGTTGAAAAGCTTTTCCCTCCATCATTCACGTAGCTTTGATAAAGATTCCAACTACCCTCACGCTCAGAGGCATAGACCAAGCGATACCCATCACTGGAAAATGAAATATCTCGCTCCGCTTCAGGAGTGTCAGTAATACGTTGGGTTAGCCCAGAAAGTAAAGACACCACATAAACATCCCCACGCGCCACAATCGCTACTTCAGCAGCATTGGGAGCTACCACCATTTCGGTGGTTTCAAGGTTAAAATTCACACTATGACGGCCATCGGGCATTGTGCTACGACGTATCGAGACATCCACCTTTTGAGGTTGCTCTGAGCCTGCTTTGAGTCGCCAAATTTCACCATCAAACCCATAGGCTAAATCGCCTTGTAAACTGGCACTTAAGAAACGCACTGGCAACTGCTGATGATATGTGATTTGCACAGGCTCTGAGCCATCAAAGCGCTGTTGCCAGACATTAAAATTCCCCGCTTGCTCAGACAGATAGAACATAGATGTCCCATCCGCACTCCAGACTGGATTGCGGTCTTCGCCACGGAAAGTGGTGATTTGAGTGTGTTTTCCAGTGAGTGGGGACCACTGCCAAATATCCCGTGTGGCATCCGACACCGCACCTTTACGCCACGGTTGCTCATCTGAAGGTTGGTTGGTGTAGAGGATCTCAGATTGCGCAGGAGATACCGCCACATCACTCACTGCAATAGGCAAAACTCGCTGCTCTCTGCCGCCAACCGAGGGAACAGAGTAAAGCTGTGCCATAAAACTGCCCTGTTTGACACTTGCATTGGCTTTATCATCGCCGAGTCGACGTGAGGAGAAATAGATAAGCTGACCATCAGCCGAAAACGCATAAGGAATATCCTTCGCTCCGTGATAGGTTAATCGGCGGCTCTCCCCTCCTTGTATAGAAAGAATAAAAACATCACCAAACCCATATCGATCTGAGCTGAAAGCGATCGATTGACTGTCTGGGGACCAAACTGGATTTTCGCTGTACACGCCGCTTTCGGTCAGTGCAACAGCTTCACCTCCTTGCGCAGGCACAAGCCAAATCTGCCCCGCGTAGGTAAAAGCGATCTTTTGCCCATCGGGTGACAGTGCAATATCCCTTAACCAAGTTGGCCGAACATGCGCAGCGGTTTCGGGTTGATTCGTGTTCGCGAGCCCTAGGTTCGGGGCTATAAGCGACGTCAG
This genomic window from Vibrio mimicus contains:
- a CDS encoding GGDEF domain-containing protein produces the protein MESLLNKIKEAGLDAAAVTGEEAIIFWNHVRQHVASTTQERAQSYIISAEYRREMKQWQTSIEELRAALSLLELPADLELLLSVKHSLSERLLDHGEYVAALSEYVAISNIAVEHGMIDDYVLAVLGMGNLCDAYGDHSRALRYYQKIDSIDHAISSRSLRLRYKLYMLACYINLGRFAVANDLIKECEELSILVSDKLLTGQIMLYQAKLYLQQGKVQKAMMTLANAQYSSSLTPSDWLSSMLRIELAHCLSKAGKAHLATLLLSSTEKRLKNIQSPFLEKRLYEAFSEVCEMENLYSTALTYEKKVFRIESDLMKRIPISELGPIQLRRLSRFELQLKLILSELENRELKETTENQKNTVLQLQQDVFTDPLTKLHNRRWLDVKLKDLLLHETPFAFLVVDIDHFKSINDELSHLVGDKAITNVSSELATYFKFRGASCVRFGGEEFLVILEHVTADMAQMHAETYRQRIFDFPWQEVLGERGLTVSIGITLHRDGENTQRTFYRADKALYRAKANGRNQVCVE
- a CDS encoding DUF3302 domain-containing protein, with translation MFLDYFALGLLIFVALVIFYGIIVIHDIPYEISKERDHPHQDAIHYAGWVSLFTLHALWPFLWIWATLWRKERGWGFAKLEAEQHDIHHRVDVLIDEVKQLRTELETLKASASPVSPTPVAAPTSEEKQ
- a CDS encoding HlyD family secretion protein; amino-acid sequence: MDLLLILTYTALCVAVFKIFKIPLNKWTVPTAVLGGVVLIGTLILLMNYNHPFTQLGNQVYSTTPIVSGVRGRVIEVPVKANQPLTQGDVLFRIDPVPFEAEVARLSAKVKEASQGALGLESTLKESQAAVLKAVAERDKAQREFDRYKRGYDRGAFTEQQMDTTRQAYKAAQAALEVAQSKQEQAQIALDSEVGGENTTVAQLLAELRKAEFDLEQTVVRAPTDGYVTQLALRPGMMSVPLPLAPVMTFVHTEEKIYTAAFRQNSLQRLQPGFEAEFMFRALPGKVFKGEVIEVLPAIGESQFQARGSLLGTEALKTSGRVFVTLRITDDLSQYHLPMGTAVEVAVYSDSFEHVSIMRKILIRMKSWQNYLYLDH
- a CDS encoding S41 family peptidase, yielding MHLPQFTLSSVLLLTSLIAPNLGLANTNQPETAAHVRPTWLRDIALSPDGQKIAFTYAGQIWLVPAQGGEAVALTESGVYSENPVWSPDSQSIAFSSDRYGFGDVFILSIQGGESRRLTYHGAKDIPYAFSADGQLIYFSSRRLGDDKANASVKQGSFMAQLYSVPSVGGREQRVLPIAVSDVAVSPAQSEILYTNQPSDEQPWRKGAVSDATRDIWQWSPLTGKHTQITTFRGEDRNPVWSADGTSMFYLSEQAGNFNVWQQRFDGSEPVQITYHQQLPVRFLSASLQGDLAYGFDGEIWRLKAGSEQPQKVDVSIRRSTMPDGRHSVNFNLETTEMVVAPNAAEVAIVARGDVYVVSLLSGLTQRITDTPEAERDISFSSDGYRLVYASEREGSWNLYQSYVNDGGKSFSTSLDIVEEPLLITESDVIQPLYSPNHKRIAYRENRNTLKVYDIEQDQTYTLLDEHALYSYVDADLSYQWSPDSEYLVTRDRAMFNGDIQLLKFDGSEVPLNLSQSGFAEFMPQFSADGQWVYWFTDAKGLRDIDNMVVQYDVYGVALNREAKFDFNKTQEQLWLEDEIAAEKNIVPSQHRPAELTVVENKGLKQRILRMTPVSLDIIFKHLTEDNKTLNIAYRTGDSVQISEINLRSGEMTALFNRSSEDALLLAMASDDESLLIMGEHGIENLNVVTGDTKFVRYQANANFDFRAEIAYLFEHVWRLTQTKFYDPKMHGMDWKQYGDLYRKHLPSIHTYNDFAELLSEMVGELNVSHTGAFFMADNSSWEEPASLGLYYDDRYRGKGVRVKSLLPGGPADTYQSPIKAGAIIYSVNGKEISDQQDIHSFLNFTQGKLTRLNVLVPGEDKAQNFTLIPISLEEESELLYEQWVEQRRALVEKLSDGRLGYVHLAAMDANSFEQMQNDMFGREKDKLGLVVDVRFNAGGWLHDQVMEILSGTRHSVLQTRDGYVVSSFPERRWAKPSIMLANADSYSDGSIVPYFYQKEGLGKLVGERVPGTGTAVIWERQQEPGLVYGVPQLGIKDEQGRWFENQEIVPDILVYNDPESVVAGDDRQLAAAVEALLADTASK